The Lysobacter helvus nucleotide sequence ATCGGCGCCGCCACCTGTCTCGCGCTGGCGCGCAACGGCGTGCGCCTGGCGATCAACGGGCGTGATGTCGCGGCCTTGCAGGCCAGTCTCGCCGCCGTCCAGGCACTGGGCGTGGAAGCGATCGCCGTTCCGGCCGACTGCTCGGACCTGGCGCAGGTCGAGCGCATGCGCGACGCGGTCCACGCGCAATTCGGTGCACCCGACTTCGTCCTGGCCTTCGCCGGTGGCGGTACCGGCAAACCGGTGCCGGTACAGGACGTCAGCGAGGAAGATTGGCGCTCCAGCATCGACAACAACCTGACGTCCACGTTCTTCACCATCAAGTGCTTCCTGCCCGGCATGCTGGCGCGCGGCAGCGGCGGCATCCTGACGATGGCGTCCGCGGGCGGCCGCATGGCGTCGGGTGCACCTGCGGGCTATGGGGCGGCGAAGGCCGGCGTCATCATGCTCACGCGCCATCTGGCGCAGGAGACCGGCCCCGGAGGCTTGCGGGTGAACTGCATTTCCCCGTCCGCAGTGCTGACGGAGCGCACGCAAGCGACGCTTCAACCGGAACGGCGGGCGCAGATGTTGCGCGCATTTCCCCTGGGTCGCCTGGGTACGCCGGACGACATCGCCGAGGCATCACTGTTCCTGCTCAGCGATGCCTCGTCCTGGATCACCGGCATCGTGCTCGACGTCGCCGGCGGACGGGTGATGGTGTGACACCGATGGGTCAACGAGAGGGCAGCGCACACGTCATGGGCGATATTGCGACCTACCTTGAACGCAACTTCCGCACTGCCCCGCAGTTGGCAGCGGACTGTTCAATCGCACCTGATGCGCTGTACCGGCTTGTCGACGAACGACTCGTCCCTGCGCCCTCGTACTCGGTCTCCGCGGAGGGACGCCTGCTGTCCAAGGCATTCGGCGAATTCCCGGCGGGCGCGGCAACACCGGGCGATTACTTCCATCCCGCGAATGCAACCTGGGTTGCACGCGCGCTGGAGGCCCGCGAACGACTCGGTGCCCGCGAAGCGCATCACGCGCTGAAGGCGCGATTCCAGCACAACTTCGCATTGGCCTTGCGCGAATGCGATCGCACCATTTTCCGCCTGGCCGACAGTTTCACCGACGCAGGCCAGCTGCGCGCGGAAGGCATCGGGGCGCGGACCGCGGAAGCCTGGGAGGCGTTCCTGGACGGGATCTACAGTCTTTGTGTCGCAGACCCGTCGTCCGAAATGTCGATCGCGCGGAAGGAAGTCCTGCAGGAGGCACTCAACACGTTGAGCAACGACGAAGGCGAATGGTCTTCGGCAGAGGGCAAGGCGCGCGTGGGCCTGCTCATCGACCAGTATGCGCAGGCAGCGATGCCGTTCTCGCCGCTGGAATATGCACGCAGCAGTCGAAAGCGCCTGGTCGATGACCTGCGCGAGAAACTCGGCGCGCAGTAGCCATGGCCTCGACGTCGCCGCCGATGGACACCATGCAACGCAAACTGCTGATCGCCATCGTCATCGCGACGCTGGTGGCAATGGCGCTTTCGGTCGTCGTCCTGGCGATCGGCGGCCGTCCCGACCCGGTCGCGCTACGCGCGGCGGCCACCCTACTGGATGGTGCGTGGCGATTCCACACCGGTGACGATCCCCGCTGGGCGGATGCCGACATGGACGACGCCGGATGGCAGGTGATCGACATGACACCGTTGCCAGGCAGCCATGACGGCGACGTGGGACTGCCCGACTACGTGGGCGGCTGGATGGCGCACGGCCATCCCGGGTATCACGGCTACGCCTGGTACCGACGCGCGGTGACGGTGCCCGCCGCGCCGGCCACGTGGGAGATCCTCGGCCCCACCCTGGTCGAGGATGGCTACGAACTGTATTGGAACGGCGAGCGGCTTGGCGGATCGGGCAGGCTCGGTCTCCATCCACGCGTCGTGGGAACCCGTCCGCTGCGGTTCGTGCTTCCCGCAGGTGCGGCGGGAACCCGCGGCATGCTGGCCATCCGGACTTACATGCTGCCCGGCACCGCAGCCAGCCCGGACGGCGGCGGCATGCACAGCGCGCCAATCCTTGCGCCGCAGGCAACGGGCGTCGCGCTTCACCGGGCGCAATGGGAAAGGACCATTGCGGGTTACGTCGTCGACGTGATCGAGCCGATCGGCATGCTGGCGCTCATTGGCCTGGCGCTCGGCTGCTGGCCGCGCAGTCGCCGCAAGGGGTTCCTGGTGTTTGCGTGCATTGCCCTCGCACTCACCGCAGCGAGGCGACTGAACAATGCGATCGTCGCGTCGACCGACCTGCAGGCCCTGACGACCTATGCGCGCCTCGCGTCGGTCATGTGGGCGCCGACGATGGTGGCTTGGGCGCTGGCGTGGAACCGCTGGTGCGTCCCTTCGCGGCGAAGCATCGATGTGCTGGCCGTCGTGCTGGGGGTTGTCGGACTCGTCGGCGTCCTGATCGATTCACCCCATTGGACAAGCGTCGCCCGGTTCGGCGCGATCGTGCTGTTCGTCGTCATCGCCGTGCGAGTGATCCGCGAAGGCCCGACACGCGTCCTGGCGCTTTTCGCACTCGCTTCGGTCGTGGCCGGGCTGTTCGGCGGCGAACTGCTGGATCCCATCGGCGTGCCGGGCATCTGGTTCCCCTTCGGCATCGGCGTGTCGCGAACGCAATACATCTACGCCATCGGCATCCCGCTGCTGGGCTTGCTGATCGTGCGCAGCATGCAGCCAATGGCTAATGCGTCGATGACGCCTTAGCCGCGATCGTGTTACGGAATCGGGGCTGTGGAACCGGCCCGAAGCGGACGCCGGGTTGCGCTGCCTCGCACCATCACGGCAACGCGCCGCCGCGCCATTCACTCGCGCGCGCGCTGCCCGCGTTTCCCCTCGTTTCCTTCCGCAGTCTCGCGAGCGTGCACGAACTCCGGGAATGTCTCCGCCAGCGACGCCGTGTCCGGCAGGATGTAGAACACGCCACCCCGCTCAAACGTGGGACGGATGACCTGCTCGTAGAACTCGGGCGAGACGTTGATGCAGCCATGCGTGACGCGGTTGTCGCCCGGCGAAGGCGATGCCAGGCGTTCCACGCGTCGCTCGGCCGGGACACCCGTCGCCGTCGGGTGGATAGAGATCGCCGAATCGTAGTCCACCCACAGCACGCGTCCGGCGTCGACCGATGGCCCGAAACCGCCCACGAAGCGCCCCGCGGGCGTCGTGCGATCACGGCCGGGAATCTCGCGAAGCGCAAGACCGGCGATGCCGGGGGCCACGTGATCGCCGATCGCCGAGCCGAAGAGACCCGGTGCCGCGCCGCGAAGCCGGCCGTCGCCGCCGAACACCAGGATCTGTGCGGAGGCCTTGTCGATGACCGCGAACGGATAGCCCTGACTGTCCTTGGACGCGACGACCCAGCCCGCGAGCTCGATCACCGTTCGGGAGACCTCCTGGCCACGCGGAAGCTGGTCGACTGCCGCGACCGGTTGCGCGACGACCTCCTGCGCGCTGGCGACGCCCAAGCTCGCGATCGCGAGCGTGAGCGCACCAGCAGCGGCCAGAACCGTTCGTCGCCCGTTGGTCAAGCGATCAACCGCGCGGCTTGCGTTTCGGCGCCGTTTCGAGCGCCTGGACACGGCTCTCAATGGTATCCAGCCGTTGGTTGGCCTGCTGAGCCGATTGATTGGCCGCTTCGGCGCTCTGGGCGGCGCCCTGCACCTTCGTGTCGAGTTGATCCAGGCGCGAATTGATCGTCGCGAACTCATCGTCGTAGGTGGCGCAGCTGGCAAGACCCACGGTGGCGACGATGGCCAGGCCGAGCGTACGCACCATCGCGAGAGGTTGCTTGGTCGTCAACATGTCCAATCCTCCTTGTTCGGGGAATTGGAATATAGCGGCCTTTTCGCCGCAGCCATGGCACGCATTTAGAGAACGTTGGATTACGTGGATGGCGTGTGAAGGTGTGGCCGCTGATGTGTTGCCGAGCGCGACTCCCGCGACACTCGCACCCAATCGATCGGTATCGAGAGTTGCGAGGTGGTTACGGACCTCGCCGCGACTACACCGCGGGAGGACGCTACTTCGCCAGCTGCGCGCGCACGGCCGACAGGAAAGCCGCATCGGGCTCCGGCCCCACCTGCTCGGTGCGCGCGACGATGCGCCCTTTCGCGTCCAGCAGGACCAGCGCGCTGGTGTGGTTGAAGTTGCCGTCGGCCAGTCGGCGATAACGCACATCGAGGACGCCGGCGATCTTGCGCACGTCGGCTGGCGCAGGCGCGGCGACGAGCCAGCGCGTCGTGTCGATATTGCGCTTGGTCGCCGTGTCACGCAGCACGGCCGGCGTGTCGCGCGCCGGGTCGAGGCTGATCAGCACCACGCCCACGCGTTCGCGTTCGGCGGCCGGCAGCGCGTGGACGACGGCCTTGGCCGACTCCACGATCAGCGGGCACATGTACGGGCAGGAGGTGTAGAACATCGCGACGATGCGCGGCTTGCCCTCCAGCGCGCGCCAGTCCTGCGTCTTGCCGCGTGCGTCGGTGAGCGGCACCGATAACTGGTACACCGAATCGGCCGGCCGCGCTGCAGGCGTGCCGGCCTGGGCTGCGCCGATCGATGCAAACAGCAGCGCGACGCAGGTCGCCATCGCCCGCAGGTGTTTCATCGAACACTCCTTGCACACCTGAATCCGAGGTTGGCCGTGGCATCGCGTGCCTCCAGCGACGAAAGCATCGCAACGCGCATCAGCACCACGTAGTTGTCGCGGTCGTCCGTCGACAGCGCCCCCGCGCCGCAGAACTTGTTCCGATCGGCATCGCCCTGGTTGCGGTCGTCGCCGGAGACGAGCAGCGACGCGAAGTCGTCCGTCCATTCCCACACCAGGCCATGCATGTCCTGGAGCCCGTAAGCATTCGGTGCCTGCAATCCTGCACGCGGAAGCGCGGCGTCGGACGGGCGCGATTGCCACGCGAGGATGCGTTCCCGCCACGCGGGATCGTTGCGCGCATCACGGCGCGTTTCGTCGGCAGCCGCCGCGTATTCCCATTCGTTCCAGCTCGGCAACCGCGCGCCGACCGACGCGCAGTAGGCGTCGGCGGCGAACCAGCTGACCCAGGTCACCGGTTGCTCCGGCAGTGCGCGATCGCCGAGCGTGGTCGGTCCCTGCCAGTGTTCGAGGTACCGGCCCTCGGCAAAGATCTTCGGTGCGCGACCACGCTGCCACTCCGGGTGCGCGCGCACGAACGCGAGGAACTCGCCGTTGGTGACCGGCTTGCGCATGAGCGAAAACGGCGCGATCCGGACGCCCTGCTTCGCATCCTCGTACGCGAGCGCAGACTTGAACGTGCCACCGGGCAGTCCTGCGTAGCCCGGCGCGGCGTTGCCAGCCGCCACCGCGAACGTGGCAAGACAGGTCAACGCCCACGCGCCGGCGACCACTGCACGCATCTCAATGTCCTTCGGACGCCGTGGCGGGCTTGGCGGCGCGCAAGGCGGTTGCTTCTTCCTTGGTCACGCGCCCACCCGGATTGCCCCAGCTGTTGAGGACGTACGTGGCGATGTTCGCCACTTCGTCGTCGGTGAGCTGGCTCATCGGCGGCATGTTGGAGTTGTACTCCTTGCCGTTGACGGTGACCTTGCCGACCAGGCCATGCAGGATGATCGAAGGCACGCGCTTCGGGTCCGCTGCGATGAAGTCCGAACCCGCCAGCGGCGGGAACACGCCCGGCATGCCCTGCCCGTTCGCCTGGTGGCAGGTCGAACACGTGCCGGCAAAGAGGGCTTCACCTGCCTTGACCTGGTCCTCGGCCGTCAGCGCGCCGGTCTTCGCGGCCGTCGTGGCCTGGCTCACGGCCGAAAGGTTCGCACTGGCGCGGTCGCCGATGTACATCGCATCGACTTCCTTGCCGGAGTAGATGTCCTTCCGCTCGGGGCCTTCGGCTTTCAGGATCGCGAGTGCGCCCTTGTTGAACGCGCGGAAGATCGAATGATCGACGAGCACGTAACTGCCCGGGACCTCGATGTGGAAGTCCATGATCGCCGCGCCGCCCGCGGGGATCAGCGTGGTCTGCACGTTCTCCTGGAACCGCGTGCCGCCCTCGAACCACACCTTGTCGAAGATCTCGCCGATCACGTGGAAGCTCGAGACGAGATTGGGACCGCCGTTGCCGACGTACAACCGCACGGTTTCGCCGGTCTTCGCCGTGAGCGCCTTGTCGCCGGTGAGTGCGCCTTCCATGCCATTGAACAAAACGTACGTCGGACGCTCGTCGATCGCCTTCTCCATGTCGAAGGGCTGGAGGCCTTTCTCGCGGTACTTGCCCGTCGTGTAGAAGTCGCCCTGCATCACGTAGTACTCGCGGTCGACCTTCGGCATGCCTTCCGGCGGTTCGACCAGGATCAGGCCGTACATCCCGTTGGCGATGTGCATGCCCACCGGCGCGGTCGCGCAGTGATAGACGAACAGCCCCGCATTGAGCGCCTTGAACGTGAAGCGCGAGACGTGGCCCGGCGCGGTGAAGCTCGATGCAGCACCGCCGCCCGGTCCGGTCACGCCATGCAGGTCGATGTTGTGCGGCATCTTGCTGTGCGGCATGTTGCGCAGGTGCAACACCACCGTGTCGCCTTGCCGCACGCGGATGAAGCTGCCCGGCACCGTTCCGCCGAACGTCCAGAACGTGTAGGTCACGCCTTCGGAAATCGGCATTTCCTTTTCGATGACATCCAGTTCGACGATGACCCGCGCGGGCGTCTTGCGGCCCGTGGCGGGCGGCACCATCGGCGGCGTCGTCAGCACCGCACGGACATCGGGGCCCTGGGGTGGGCCGAGGTCGCCCTTGAGCGAGCCACCGGATTCGGTGGCGACGGGCTTTTCACCATCGACCGCCTTCTCCTTGCCGCCGCAACCTGCAGCGGCTGCAACGCAGGCAGCCACCACGAAAACGCGTGCGAAGCGCTTGATCATCTCCCGACTCCTTGTTTGCTGGCGGTCGTCAGAACGGAACAGACATCGCGTGCGGCGCCGGAATCTCGTCCGCGGCTGGCGCACTCGCGGATCGCGGAACGGATGCCTCTGCAGTAGCCACCAGTCCGGCCACGGCAAGCGCGGCGGCGAGCAGCAAAGCAGAGACAAGCGCATAGAGGGTTACGTCTTTCATGGTGTTTCCCCGGTCATCCGTTGGAAGGAGATTTGCGGGCGTAGTCTCTGCCCGGTGCGCCGGGGTGGCCCTGACCTGGATCAAGCGCAAGCGGCTTTGCAGGGCGGCACGATGTCCCTTGACCTGGGTCATGGCCGAGGCCAGGGGGAACGGCGAGATTGCCGCCAACTCCCTGTCCGGACGGCCTGGATGAACATGTTCCGCGGTGGCTGTGCACTCCTCCTCGCCGTACCGACCCTCGCGTGCGCGCAGGTGTCGGCCGAGTGGAACGTGCGCCTGCGCAACGAGCACGTGGAGGACCACGCCTTCCTCCACGACGCCGACGCCACGACGTTGCGTCTGCGCCTCGGCGCGAAGTTCGTGTGGTCCGACGAATGGTCCGCGCTCATCGAGGGCGAAGGCATCGTGGCCGGTGGCGCGCACGACGATGGCGCCAACGGGCGCCGCACCTTGCCTGCGATCGTCGATCCCGAGGGCGCCGAGTGGAACCAGGCCTGGGTGGCGTGGAAGCGCGGCGGCAAGCAGGCAACGCTGGGTCGCCAGCGCGTGACCTTCGGCAACCAGCGCTGGGTCGGCAACAGCGGTTGGCGACAGAACGAGCAGACCTTCGATGCGCTGTCGCTGCAGTGGCACGTGCGCGACCAGCTCGACGTGCGTTACGCCTGGTTCGATCGCGTCCATCGCGTCGCCGGCGATCGCGCGATCGATCCGCTGGCGCGCGAACGCAACCTGTCGACGCATGCGTTCTGGCTGCAATGGGCGAGCGGTGCGACGTGGCAGTGGCAGGCCTTTGCGTTGTTGCACGACGACCTGGACGTGCGCACCGCCTCCACCGCCACCTCGGGCCTGCGGGTCTCGACGACGCGCAAGCCGCAGACGACGGGTCCGTCGATCGCGGCGGAATACGCCCTGCAACGCGACTACGCCGACAACCCGTTGCACTTCGCGCATTCGTACTGGAGGATCGAGCCGGCGTGGACGTTCGCGCAGGCCACCGGGCGACTGGGGTGGGAACACCTGGGTGGCAACGGGGCCCATGCATTGCAGACGCCGCTCGCCAGCCTGCACGCCTTCAACGGTTGGGCCGACAAGTTCAACGCGACGCC carries:
- a CDS encoding L,D-transpeptidase, with product MTNGRRTVLAAAGALTLAIASLGVASAQEVVAQPVAAVDQLPRGQEVSRTVIELAGWVVASKDSQGYPFAVIDKASAQILVFGGDGRLRGAAPGLFGSAIGDHVAPGIAGLALREIPGRDRTTPAGRFVGGFGPSVDAGRVLWVDYDSAISIHPTATGVPAERRVERLASPSPGDNRVTHGCINVSPEFYEQVIRPTFERGGVFYILPDTASLAETFPEFVHARETAEGNEGKRGQRARE
- a CDS encoding glycoside hydrolase family 2 translates to MQRKLLIAIVIATLVAMALSVVVLAIGGRPDPVALRAAATLLDGAWRFHTGDDPRWADADMDDAGWQVIDMTPLPGSHDGDVGLPDYVGGWMAHGHPGYHGYAWYRRAVTVPAAPATWEILGPTLVEDGYELYWNGERLGGSGRLGLHPRVVGTRPLRFVLPAGAAGTRGMLAIRTYMLPGTAASPDGGGMHSAPILAPQATGVALHRAQWERTIAGYVVDVIEPIGMLALIGLALGCWPRSRRKGFLVFACIALALTAARRLNNAIVASTDLQALTTYARLASVMWAPTMVAWALAWNRWCVPSRRSIDVLAVVLGVVGLVGVLIDSPHWTSVARFGAIVLFVVIAVRVIREGPTRVLALFALASVVAGLFGGELLDPIGVPGIWFPFGIGVSRTQYIYAIGIPLLGLLIVRSMQPMANASMTP
- a CDS encoding SDR family NAD(P)-dependent oxidoreductase; the encoded protein is MTNPDAVAGPESVAPVFPDLRGKVAVVTGGSRGIGAATCLALARNGVRLAINGRDVAALQASLAAVQALGVEAIAVPADCSDLAQVERMRDAVHAQFGAPDFVLAFAGGGTGKPVPVQDVSEEDWRSSIDNNLTSTFFTIKCFLPGMLARGSGGILTMASAGGRMASGAPAGYGAAKAGVIMLTRHLAQETGPGGLRVNCISPSAVLTERTQATLQPERRAQMLRAFPLGRLGTPDDIAEASLFLLSDASSWITGIVLDVAGGRVMV
- the nirK gene encoding copper-containing nitrite reductase, which encodes MIKRFARVFVVAACVAAAAGCGGKEKAVDGEKPVATESGGSLKGDLGPPQGPDVRAVLTTPPMVPPATGRKTPARVIVELDVIEKEMPISEGVTYTFWTFGGTVPGSFIRVRQGDTVVLHLRNMPHSKMPHNIDLHGVTGPGGGAASSFTAPGHVSRFTFKALNAGLFVYHCATAPVGMHIANGMYGLILVEPPEGMPKVDREYYVMQGDFYTTGKYREKGLQPFDMEKAIDERPTYVLFNGMEGALTGDKALTAKTGETVRLYVGNGGPNLVSSFHVIGEIFDKVWFEGGTRFQENVQTTLIPAGGAAIMDFHIEVPGSYVLVDHSIFRAFNKGALAILKAEGPERKDIYSGKEVDAMYIGDRASANLSAVSQATTAAKTGALTAEDQVKAGEALFAGTCSTCHQANGQGMPGVFPPLAGSDFIAADPKRVPSIILHGLVGKVTVNGKEYNSNMPPMSQLTDDEVANIATYVLNSWGNPGGRVTKEEATALRAAKPATASEGH
- a CDS encoding SCO family protein, with the protein product MKHLRAMATCVALLFASIGAAQAGTPAARPADSVYQLSVPLTDARGKTQDWRALEGKPRIVAMFYTSCPYMCPLIVESAKAVVHALPAAERERVGVVLISLDPARDTPAVLRDTATKRNIDTTRWLVAAPAPADVRKIAGVLDVRYRRLADGNFNHTSALVLLDAKGRIVARTEQVGPEPDAAFLSAVRAQLAK
- a CDS encoding alginate export family protein, which produces MNMFRGGCALLLAVPTLACAQVSAEWNVRLRNEHVEDHAFLHDADATTLRLRLGAKFVWSDEWSALIEGEGIVAGGAHDDGANGRRTLPAIVDPEGAEWNQAWVAWKRGGKQATLGRQRVTFGNQRWVGNSGWRQNEQTFDALSLQWHVRDQLDVRYAWFDRVHRVAGDRAIDPLARERNLSTHAFWLQWASGATWQWQAFALLHDDLDVRTASTATSGLRVSTTRKPQTTGPSIAAEYALQRDYADNPLHFAHSYWRIEPAWTFAQATGRLGWEHLGGNGAHALQTPLASLHAFNGWADKFNATPPGGLDDRWLALEGAARAGTLEWQVAWHRYDADIGGDYGSEWNASLGFPVGKRVKGLVKYADYAADGFAQDTTKLWFQLEWSR
- a CDS encoding formylglycine-generating enzyme family protein, whose translation is MRAVVAGAWALTCLATFAVAAGNAAPGYAGLPGGTFKSALAYEDAKQGVRIAPFSLMRKPVTNGEFLAFVRAHPEWQRGRAPKIFAEGRYLEHWQGPTTLGDRALPEQPVTWVSWFAADAYCASVGARLPSWNEWEYAAAADETRRDARNDPAWRERILAWQSRPSDAALPRAGLQAPNAYGLQDMHGLVWEWTDDFASLLVSGDDRNQGDADRNKFCGAGALSTDDRDNYVVLMRVAMLSSLEARDATANLGFRCARSVR
- a CDS encoding DUF6058 family natural product biosynthesis protein produces the protein MGDIATYLERNFRTAPQLAADCSIAPDALYRLVDERLVPAPSYSVSAEGRLLSKAFGEFPAGAATPGDYFHPANATWVARALEARERLGAREAHHALKARFQHNFALALRECDRTIFRLADSFTDAGQLRAEGIGARTAEAWEAFLDGIYSLCVADPSSEMSIARKEVLQEALNTLSNDEGEWSSAEGKARVGLLIDQYAQAAMPFSPLEYARSSRKRLVDDLREKLGAQ